The Streptomyces sp. JB150 genomic interval GCAATTTCTGCTCCCATCCCCGCCCATAAAGGTACGCACCAAGTCAGGCTTCCTTTCGGCGAACAGAACTCCCGGCTGTCCCATATACGTGGGAAGGAACCCCGCTCAGTGCTCACCCCCCACCCCGCTCCACCGCCGTCCCCGGACGGCGTCCCCGGCCCGTCCGACGAAGCGCTGGCCGCCCGGCTCAGCGGCGTCCCGGACGCCGAGGTCTCCCAGGCCGCCGCCTTGTTGCTGGCCCGCCACTGGCCCTCCGCGTACGCCTACGCGAGCATCTGCCTCGCCTCGTCCGCGCAGGTCGCCGGCATGGTCACCACCGCGGCCTGCCACCAGGTACTGGACCGGCTCACCCTCGGCGACAACGGTGTCGCGCTGCGCCCGCGGCTGCTCGTCGCCGTGCGGGACACCGTGCGGCTCTGGGCCGCCGAGGACCGGATATCCGGCGTGCTGCCGGAGTTGCGCAAACCGGCCGGCGGACGCGGTATGCGCGCGGCCAAGTCCATGACTCCGGAAAACCGCAGGCTGGCAGAACGCGCTTTCCAGGAGCTGCCGGGACCGGCCCGCTGCCTGCTCTGGCACACCGAGGTCGAGGCCGAGCCGCTGGACATCCCCGCCGCGCTGCTCGGCATGGACACCGACACCGCGGCGGTCACCCTGGAACAGGCGCGGGAGAAATTCCGGGAAGGCTGCGTCCGCGCCCACCGGCAGCTCGCCCCGAGCCCCGACTGCCGCTTCTACAACCGTCTCCTGGACGTGCCGATCCGGCGCGGTGGCGCGCTCCTCCCTGACGTCCAGGACCACCTGGCGCAGTGCCGGCACTGCCGGGACGCCGCGGAGCAGCTGGGCCAGGTCGAGACCGGGCTCGGCGCGCTGCTCGCCGAGGCGGTGCTCGGCTGGGGCGCCCGCCGCTACTACGACTCACGGCCCGGCCGCAACCAGCACCGCCGCCCCCGGGGCCGGGGCGCCCGGCGCGCGGGCCGCCGTCCCCGCGTGCTGCCCAGGTTCCCCGGCGTGGGGGCCCGTTCCACCCGAGCGCTGCGCACCGGCGTCGGCATCGCCTCCGCCGGGCTGCTCGCGACCGCCCTCGTCACCAGCCTGTCGTACGACGGCGACGCCGACCCCACGGCGTCCGCCGGCGCGACCGATCGCGGCGGCACCGACCGCGGCGACGCCGCCACCCCCGGGCCGGCCACCACTCCCCAGGACGCCGCCCAGCTCCCCAGCCCGCCGCGCGAGACGCGGTTCCGCAACGCGGCCACCGGCCTGTGCCTCGACATCCAGGGCGAGCCCAGGGCGGGCGCGGAGGCCGGGCTGGCGGCGTGCTCCGCGGAGTGGACGCAGCAGTGGTCGTACGAGGACGACGGCCTGCTGCGCAGCGTCGCGGACCCCGGACTGTGCCTCGACGCGCACGCCGACGCGGGCGTCGTGATCCTCGGCACCTGCGCCGAGGCGGGTGACGCGCGTGGCGGCGATGTGCGCTACGACCTCACGCTGCGGGGAGAGTTCGTGCCCCGCTGGGACGAACGGCTCGCCCTCGCCCCCGCCACCGGCGACCCGGGCGCCGACATCGTCGTCAAGGTCCGTGACGGTTCCCCCACCCAGCGGTGGAGCGCCGATCTGTCGGCCGCGGAGGGCGACCCCCTGTCCACCGACGACAGGGCCCGCCAGGCGGGACTGCCGGAAACGCGCTGACCGCCCCGGCCCTCGCCCCGGCCCGTTCCGGGGCGGGGGCGGAGGCCGCTCGTCCGCGTGCGCGGGGCTGGTCAGCCGGCCTCCTCCACCAGATCGGCGGCCGTCACGGTGGCGGGGGAGGCGTGGCCCGACAGGGCGAGGGTGAGGTCGAGTTCGGCGAGCAGGCAGCGGATGACGTGCTCGACGCCCGCCTGTCCGTCGAGGCCCAGACCGTACGCGTACGGCCGTCCGACGAGCACCGCGCGGGCCCCGAGGGCGAGCGCCTTGACGATGTCGTCGCCGGTGCGCACGCCGCTGTCGAACAGCACGGCCAGCCGGTCGCCGACCGCCTCGGCGATCCGGGGGAGCGCGTCGGCCGCCGCCACCGAGCCGGCCACCTGACGGCCGCCGTGGTTGGACACCACCACCCCGTCCATCCCCGCCTGGGCGGCGCGCCGGGCGTCGTCCGGGTGCAGGACGCCCTTGAGGACGATCGGGCCGTCCCAGTTCTCCCGCAGGAACGCGAGGTCGGGCCAGGTCTTGGCGGGGTCGGCGAACATGCCCGTGAAGTGCATGACGGCCGCGTTCGGATCCTCGTGGACCGGCCTGGCGAGGCCCGCCAGGAACGCGGGGTCGGTGAAGTAGTTGGCGGTGCCGACGCCGTGCAGGAAGGGCAGATACGCCTGGTCGAGGTCGCGCGGCCGCCAGGCGAGCAGCGGTGTGTCCAGCGTGACGACCAGCACGCTGAAGCCGGACGCCTTCGCGCGGCCCAGGAAGCTGCGCGTCACCTCGCGGTCCTTCGCCCAGTACAGCTGGAACCAGCGCTCGGCGTCGCCCATCGCCTCGGCGACCTGCTCCATGGGCGTGCTGGACGCCGACGACAGGATGTACGGCACGCCCTGCGCCGCGGCGGCCCGGGCGGCGGCCGGCTCGGCGTCGGGGTGCAGGATCGACAGCACCCCGACGGGGGCCAGCGCCAGCGGGGCGGGCAGCGCGCGCCCCAGCAGCTCCACCGACAGGTCCCGCTCGTGGACGTCCCGCAGCATCCGCGGCACGATCCGGCGCCGCCGCAGGGCCGCCCGGTTCGCGCGGACGGTGTCGCCGTCGCCCGCCCCGCCCGCGACATAGCCGACCGGGCCGGGCCCGAGCCGCCGCTCGGCCATCTCCTCCAGCCGCGTCAGGTCCGTGGGCAGCCGCGGCACCGCGCCGGTCATCCCGTTCAGGTAGATCTCGTACTGGAAGTCCGCCCAGTGCCTGCCCATCCCGTCCCCTCCCACCACAGAACCCGATCCTGCGCCGCCGCCGACCATACCGGCCGGTAGGGGAGTGCGGGATCAGACCGCCGAAGGCGAGCGGACCTGCCGATGGGAAGCGCGGCGAGGGACGCCAGGGGCCGGGAGCGGAGGACGGTTCGTCCAGCCTGTGGGTGTGGAGTGGATGATTCGACCACCTCGCGCTGAACGCCGGGCGTCCGGTGGGGGGCGGGGCCGGTCGGATTCGGAATGTTTCCGGCCGATTAACGAGGATGGTGAAACCAGCCATTCGGCCAACTAAAACGATCAAGAACCGCGCAGATTGGCGATTGGAACGTTCGAATCCCGTGACTTCGCGCCACTGATTCAATACGCAAGGTTACTGAAACCGATGGGGTCGATGTGAGTTTCGGCGCCGGACTCGGCAGACTCGCGCTCGCCGGCCGGCACTCACAGCGTGCGGTCCGGTACTCAACGCAATCGAGCGGAAGGAAGCACACAATGCGGAACTTCGCGCGCCGGGCAGCGACCCTCGCCCTCGCGGCCACCGCGCTCGCCGCACCCCTGAGCGGGACCGCCCAGGCGGCGCCCGCCACGCTCTACGCCCCCTCCGCCCTGGTCTTCACCGTGGGCCACGGCGAGACCGCCGCCCAGGCCGTCCCGGAGCGTGCGGTCACCCTGAACTGCGCACCGAAGCCGTCCGGCACGCACCCGGACCCGGCCTCGGCCTGCGCGGAACTCAGCCGTGTGGACGGCGACTTCGCCGCCCTGGAGAGCGAGAGCGGCGTTCTGTGTACCCGGGAGTACGACCCCGTGGTCGTCACGGTCGACGGCGTCTGGCAGGGCGAACGCGTCTCCTACGAGCGCGTCTTCGCCAACGAATGCGTGAAGAACTCGTCCGTGGCGAGCGTCTTCGCGTTCTGAGACCGGGATCGCGGCCGGTTCCGTGAAGGCAGCAGGAGTTCCGCAGGTGGGGAGTGCGGATTCCTGTCACGGACCGCGGCGGTCTCGTGACAGGGGCCGGCGGGCGGAGTGGGGCCGCCTGCCGGCCTCTCGATCATTCAAGCGTTCCGGCGTTCGGGCGCGCCGCTCACCGCTCCCGAGTCCGGGCGCGGTGGCTGGTGTCGCACCAGGGAAACGTGCGGCTGCGACGGCAGGTGCACAGGGCGACCCGGAACCGGTCGGAGGACACGGTCGTGCCGTCCTCCAGCTCCACCTCCACCGGGCCTTCGACCAGCAGGGGCCCCTCGCGCCGCATCCTGATGCGGCGGGGACCGTCAGTCGGGGAGTTCGGCACGGACGACCACCAGCTCTTCCTTCTCCTCCGAGGGCCCGAGCAGCCCCCGGTGTCTCAGCCATTCGGCCCGGGCGCTGAGCACCGGACCGAAGGCGATGCGGCTGCTCCGGGTCACGGCCGCCTTCAGGCCCGCCGCACGCAGCTGCGCCAGCGTCCGGTCCGGGTCGTTGAGCGCCGAGTGCACCATCAGCAGCACCCCTCCGGGCCGTAGCAGACGCGGCGCCTCCCGGCAGATGCGGTCCACCACGAGGCGTCCGTCGTGGCCCCCGTCCCAGTTCCGGGCCCGCCCGCGCGGGACGCCCCGCCCGTCCGGGGCCGGCACGTACGGCGGGTTGGCCAGGATCAGGTCGAACCGCTGGCCGCGCACGGGGGCGAACAGATCGCCGCGCCGGACGCGCACCGGCAGCCGGGAGCGCCGGGCGTTGACCCACACGGCGCACACCGCCCGCCAGGAGACGTCCACGGCGGTCACCTCGGCACCGCGCCGCGCCGCCTCCAGGGCGAGCGCGCCGCTGCCGGTGCCGACGTCGAGCACCCTCGCGTCCGGGGGCAGCGGCTCCTCGGACAGGGCCGCTGCCAGCAGGGAGGTGTCTTCCTGGGGCGGATACACGCCGGGTGGGATCAAGGGATTCACGCTCTCCCAGTACCCGGATGTTCAGGATGTATGGGATGGTGCCGATGTGACGGCGGAGCGGAGCGAGGACCTGCCCGCCGTCCAGTCCTCGAGCAGCCGCCGCGCGAACCGGTCCTCGACCAGACCGGTGGCGTCGATCCCGAAGACCACGTCGGGGGCCAGCTGCGGCTCCTCCTCCAGCAGGCCGCCGATGACGTCGTGGCGCACCACCTGCTCGTGCACCGCGTCCGCCTCCACGTGCTCGTCGTAGAAGTGCTCGGCCGCGGGACCCGCCCCGGTGCGCCGCATCGCCTCCGCCAGCCGTCGCGAACCGGGCGACGAGGTGACCTCCACGGCGGCGAAGTGACCGACGAGGGCGCCCCTGAGCGCCCGGTGCAGGCCGAACAGCGACATCAGGTTCACCGTGGCCAGGGCCTCCGCGGACGCCGCGTCGAGATAGCGGCCGTAGGTGGTGTCCAGGCCGAGGTCCGTCATCAGGTCGGCGAACAGCCGGGCGTGGACCCGGTCCGCGCGCCCGCCGCCGAACTCGTCGAACTCCACCGCGGCCATCGCCGCCTTCGCCCGGCCCCACAGCCGCGGCAGCACCCAGGCGTGCGGGTCCGCCTCCTTCAGGTGGTACAGGGACCGGTGGGCCGCGTACTCCCGCAGCATCCACAGCTCGCCCTTGTCCCGCAGATAGTGCGTGACGCCGGTGCCGTCGACCGGTTCGACCAGCAGCTCGGCGAGCGCGTCTCCGACGCTGTCGTGCACCGGGGTGTCCGTCCGCAGCGCCGCGAGGAACCGCCGCTCCAGCGCCGCCCGGGCGCGCAGCAGCTCAGGGTCCCACTCGCGCTCCGGGTCCACGCCGGCGAAGCCGCGGTAGTGCAGCTCGTAACAGAGGTAGAGGGCGAGCTGGAGGTCGTCGCCGTACGGGTCCGCCGCCGCGGCCTCCTCGGGGCCCGGCGGGGGGCCGGCCGCGCGCAGGCAGTCCTCGACGGCGGCCGAGAGCGGGCCGCGGGGCGGGGGCAGGGGCTGTCCTTCGTGTTCCATGCGCAACGGGTACCCCGGAAACCCCGGAACGGGCCGCCGGCACCGCACACCACGCGTCCGGAGCAGGCGACCGGCCCCTCGCCCGGCCCCTCACTCGCCCTCGGACTGCTCCTGCGCCCGGGTGTTCGGCGTGATCGCCTCCCCGGCCTCGCCGTCCTGGCGCCGCTGCTCCTCGGTGTCGCGGACGCGGCGCTCCTCGTCCAGTATTTCCCGCAGGACCTCCTCGAAGGCGGTCTCCGGCTGCTCTTCCTCGCGGTGCTTGTCGTTGGCCGACACGGTGACCGCTCCTTCCGGTCCAGGGTCAGGATGGGGTGCTCGCGATGCGCAGCGGCACCGGGTCCGCGGCCGCTCCGCCCTCGTCGAGCCGGCTGACCTCCGCCCACCAGGACGGGCCGTCCTCGATGTGGCGCAGCAGCACGCCCTCGCGGATCGCCCACGGACAGACCGTGAGCGTCCTGAGGCCGGTCAGCTTCATCGCGGTGTGCGCGACCAGCGCGCCGGCCAGGCTCTGCGCGGCGCGCGGCGCGGAGATACCGGGCAGCAGGGCCCGCTCGGCGGCGGACAGCGCGGCCAGCCGGTCCACTGCCGCCCGCAGGTCCGCGCGGCGCAACTGCCGCTCCGCGAACGGCCCCTGGCGGCCCGGTGCCGCGCCGCACAGCCGTCCGAGCTGCTGGAAGGTGCGGGAGGTGGCCACCGCGGTCCGCGGTCCCTCCCAGCGGATCCGCGCACTGGCGTCCCGCAGCTGATGGCGGACCTTGCGGCGCAGCGCCCGCACCTGCTCCGGGGTCGGCGGGTCCTGGTCCGTGAAGAACTCGTGGGTCAGCCGGCCCGCGCCGAGCGGCAGCGACGCCACGAAGTCGGGCAGCCGGCCACGGCCGAAGGCCACCTCCAGCGATCCGCCGCCGATGTCGAGCAGCGCGAGCGGGCCCGACCGCCAGCCCATCCAGCGCCGGGCGGCGAGGAACGTCAGCTCCGCCTCGACCTCGCCGGGCAGGGTGCACAGCTCCACGCCCGTGCGCGAACGCACGGCATGCAGCACCTCGCGGCGGTTCGGGGCGGCCCGCACGACGGCGGTCGCGAAGGCGAGCGGCCCGGCCGCGCCCCACTTGTCCGCGGTGAGGTCGGCCTCGGCGACGGCCTCGGCGAGGCGGTCGACGGCGGTCTGCGGGATCGGCTCGCCGGGCCGCACCTCGTCGGCGAGACGCAGCCGCCACTTCGCGGTGTGCACGGGCAGCGGCACCCCGCCCTCCGCGTCCGCCACCACGAGCCGCACCGTCTTGGAGCCCACGTCCACCACGCTGATCCGCATGTCAGCCGGGTACCCGAAAAGCCGTACGCCCAGTCTTCGGGCGGATGATCACGCCACGGCGCCAAGAAGCACACGCCCGGCCGCGAGGCGGCGGCGCGCCGCCCGAGAGCCGCCCGCACCGCACGAGGACCGGCAGCGTTCACGCCAGGACCGGCACCCGACCTCGGCTCGCGGCCTGCCGAGGCACCGCCCGGGCCCACGGCCCACCCCGGCACCGCCCCGGTCCACCGGGCACCGCCGCCCCGCTCCGGTCACTGCGCACCGCCGCCCCGCTCCGGTCACTGCGCACCGCCGCCCCGCTCCGGTCACTGCGCACCGCCGCCCCGCCCCGGTCACTGCGCACCGCCGCGCCACCCGGTTCACGCCAGCTGCCGCCGCACCAGCTCGTGCAGGCGGCCGCCGGTGTCCGCGAGGAGCTGGGCGGGCGGGCCCTGCTGGGCGATCCGGCCGTTGTCCATCACGATGACCCGGTCGGCGTCCAGCACCGTCGACAGCCGGTGGGCGATCACGACGCGGGTCGCGTCGAGGGCCTTGGTGCTCTCGATGACCCGCCGCTGCGTCTCGTTGTCCAGCGCGCTGGTCGCCTCGTCGAAGAAGAGGATGCGCGGGCGGCGGATCAGCGCCTGCGCGATCATCAGCCGCTGCCGCTGGCCGCCCGAGATCGCCCCGTTGCCGGCGACGATGGTGTGCAGGCCCATCGGCATGCGCTTGATGTCCTCGGCGAGCCCCGCCATCTCCGCCGCCGCCATCGCCTCCTCCGGCGTGTACGGCTCGGTGCCGCAGATGACGTCCAGGATCGACCCGGTGAACGGCTGCGCGTGCTGCAGCACCACCCCGCACTGCCGCCGTACCGCCGACTGGTCGAGCGCGGCCAGGTCCTGGCCGTCGTAGAGGACACTGCCCGAGGTCGGGCGGTCGAAGCCGATCAGCAGCCGCAGCAGCGTGGACTTGCCGCAGCCGCTCGGGCCGACGATCGCCACGAACTCGCCGGGCCGCACGGCGAAGGAGACGTCGTCGAGGACGAGCGGACCGTCCTCGGAGTAGCGGAAGGACAGCCGCCGTGCCTCGATCGCGCCGGACAGCCGCCCCGGCCGGGTGCTGGCCGTGCGCACCTCGGGCAGCTCCCGCAGCACCGGCTTGATCTGCTCGTACAGCGGCAGTGCCGCCACCAGCGACACGAACGCGCCGGTCAGCTGGGTGACCGAGGTCAGCAGCATGGTCACCGACGTGTGGAACGCCAGGAACTCGGCCGCCGACATCGAACCCCGCGCCGGCCCCGCCAGCAGCATGAACATCAGCAGCGAGCACAGCGGCAGATACACCGCCCCGAGCACCGTGGAGAGGTTCTTGATCCGCCCGAGCCGCTGCTGGAGCTCCCGGCTGCGCGCGAACTCCTCCGCCCACGCCGCGTACGCGTAGTTCTCGGCCGCCGCCACCCGCAGCTTCGGCAGGCCCCGCAGCGTCTGGAACGCCTGGTTGTTCAGCTTGTTGGTGAGCACCGTCAGCCGCCGCTGCCAGCGCACCTGCCACAGCCCCAGCCCGAGGAACACGGCCGAGACGACGACCAGCATGGCCACCGCCGCCAGCGCCATCGGCACGCTGTACCACAGCAGCAGCCCCAGGTTCACCGCCCCGACCGTCACCGACTGGGCGACCGTCGGGCCGACCCCCGCGAGCAGCCGGCGGATCGCGCTGATGCCCATCGCCGCACTGGCCAGCTCACCCGTGGACCGCCCGGTGAAGAACCTCGTCGGCAGTCGCAGCAGCCTGTCCCACACGGCCGGCTGCAGCGT includes:
- a CDS encoding CDGSH iron-sulfur domain-containing protein; protein product: MPNSPTDGPRRIRMRREGPLLVEGPVEVELEDGTTVSSDRFRVALCTCRRSRTFPWCDTSHRARTRER
- a CDS encoding HemK2/MTQ2 family protein methyltransferase — translated: MNPLIPPGVYPPQEDTSLLAAALSEEPLPPDARVLDVGTGSGALALEAARRGAEVTAVDVSWRAVCAVWVNARRSRLPVRVRRGDLFAPVRGQRFDLILANPPYVPAPDGRGVPRGRARNWDGGHDGRLVVDRICREAPRLLRPGGVLLMVHSALNDPDRTLAQLRAAGLKAAVTRSSRIAFGPVLSARAEWLRHRGLLGPSEEKEELVVVRAELPD
- a CDS encoding Ppx/GppA family phosphatase; the encoded protein is MRISVVDVGSKTVRLVVADAEGGVPLPVHTAKWRLRLADEVRPGEPIPQTAVDRLAEAVAEADLTADKWGAAGPLAFATAVVRAAPNRREVLHAVRSRTGVELCTLPGEVEAELTFLAARRWMGWRSGPLALLDIGGGSLEVAFGRGRLPDFVASLPLGAGRLTHEFFTDQDPPTPEQVRALRRKVRHQLRDASARIRWEGPRTAVATSRTFQQLGRLCGAAPGRQGPFAERQLRRADLRAAVDRLAALSAAERALLPGISAPRAAQSLAGALVAHTAMKLTGLRTLTVCPWAIREGVLLRHIEDGPSWWAEVSRLDEGGAAADPVPLRIASTPS
- a CDS encoding RICIN domain-containing protein, giving the protein MLTPHPAPPPSPDGVPGPSDEALAARLSGVPDAEVSQAAALLLARHWPSAYAYASICLASSAQVAGMVTTAACHQVLDRLTLGDNGVALRPRLLVAVRDTVRLWAAEDRISGVLPELRKPAGGRGMRAAKSMTPENRRLAERAFQELPGPARCLLWHTEVEAEPLDIPAALLGMDTDTAAVTLEQAREKFREGCVRAHRQLAPSPDCRFYNRLLDVPIRRGGALLPDVQDHLAQCRHCRDAAEQLGQVETGLGALLAEAVLGWGARRYYDSRPGRNQHRRPRGRGARRAGRRPRVLPRFPGVGARSTRALRTGVGIASAGLLATALVTSLSYDGDADPTASAGATDRGGTDRGDAATPGPATTPQDAAQLPSPPRETRFRNAATGLCLDIQGEPRAGAEAGLAACSAEWTQQWSYEDDGLLRSVADPGLCLDAHADAGVVILGTCAEAGDARGGDVRYDLTLRGEFVPRWDERLALAPATGDPGADIVVKVRDGSPTQRWSADLSAAEGDPLSTDDRARQAGLPETR
- a CDS encoding iron-containing redox enzyme family protein; the protein is MEHEGQPLPPPRGPLSAAVEDCLRAAGPPPGPEEAAAADPYGDDLQLALYLCYELHYRGFAGVDPEREWDPELLRARAALERRFLAALRTDTPVHDSVGDALAELLVEPVDGTGVTHYLRDKGELWMLREYAAHRSLYHLKEADPHAWVLPRLWGRAKAAMAAVEFDEFGGGRADRVHARLFADLMTDLGLDTTYGRYLDAASAEALATVNLMSLFGLHRALRGALVGHFAAVEVTSSPGSRRLAEAMRRTGAGPAAEHFYDEHVEADAVHEQVVRHDVIGGLLEEEPQLAPDVVFGIDATGLVEDRFARRLLEDWTAGRSSLRSAVTSAPSHTS
- a CDS encoding NHLP bacteriocin export ABC transporter permease/ATPase subunit is translated as MTAVDEGDLVLGALSSLGTPIDGSALTRLDLEGPQVLWLVAAGALDLFAVDAARQGHWHHLGRLEAGTLLLGPVAGPQHTLVARPVRGCVVHRIGLRELYQPAATQTWSYDEYGNPQYVPPTTSPLEYALALGVGRGLSVLFQAPMASEGAVEGAGAVTDDDVFWMQVPPGSVQYGSLYGAEAAADLLMDPALWQSLVDQQYRLLTTLDRWIEQLERSHETRAAAGIKAGEQVRARADRTLLAAIGRSSERRTTAADADATYAACRLVARAAGIALADPGHGGTESDRLDPVERIALASRVRTRAVRLDGAWWRENAGPLVGRRALSGAPVALLWRRGGYVAVHPATGRETPVEKANAGEFEPRAVMFYRPLPDRPLGPLGLLRFCLRGTRGDVTALLLSGLVTVAIGALVPIATGKVLGEYVPKAQSGLIAQVCAAVIACSVVAAAFMLLQNLTLLRLEGRIEATLQPAVWDRLLRLPTRFFTGRSTGELASAAMGISAIRRLLAGVGPTVAQSVTVGAVNLGLLLWYSVPMALAAVAMLVVVSAVFLGLGLWQVRWQRRLTVLTNKLNNQAFQTLRGLPKLRVAAAENYAYAAWAEEFARSRELQQRLGRIKNLSTVLGAVYLPLCSLLMFMLLAGPARGSMSAAEFLAFHTSVTMLLTSVTQLTGAFVSLVAALPLYEQIKPVLRELPEVRTASTRPGRLSGAIEARRLSFRYSEDGPLVLDDVSFAVRPGEFVAIVGPSGCGKSTLLRLLIGFDRPTSGSVLYDGQDLAALDQSAVRRQCGVVLQHAQPFTGSILDVICGTEPYTPEEAMAAAEMAGLAEDIKRMPMGLHTIVAGNGAISGGQRQRLMIAQALIRRPRILFFDEATSALDNETQRRVIESTKALDATRVVIAHRLSTVLDADRVIVMDNGRIAQQGPPAQLLADTGGRLHELVRRQLA
- a CDS encoding lactate 2-monooxygenase; amino-acid sequence: MGRHWADFQYEIYLNGMTGAVPRLPTDLTRLEEMAERRLGPGPVGYVAGGAGDGDTVRANRAALRRRRIVPRMLRDVHERDLSVELLGRALPAPLALAPVGVLSILHPDAEPAAARAAAAQGVPYILSSASSTPMEQVAEAMGDAERWFQLYWAKDREVTRSFLGRAKASGFSVLVVTLDTPLLAWRPRDLDQAYLPFLHGVGTANYFTDPAFLAGLARPVHEDPNAAVMHFTGMFADPAKTWPDLAFLRENWDGPIVLKGVLHPDDARRAAQAGMDGVVVSNHGGRQVAGSVAAADALPRIAEAVGDRLAVLFDSGVRTGDDIVKALALGARAVLVGRPYAYGLGLDGQAGVEHVIRCLLAELDLTLALSGHASPATVTAADLVEEAG
- a CDS encoding subtilase-type protease inhibitor, which produces MRNFARRAATLALAATALAAPLSGTAQAAPATLYAPSALVFTVGHGETAAQAVPERAVTLNCAPKPSGTHPDPASACAELSRVDGDFAALESESGVLCTREYDPVVVTVDGVWQGERVSYERVFANECVKNSSVASVFAF